The DNA region AAGTTGAAGTTCCATAATCATGGCCACCAATTGTATATTCAATTTTACAACCATTACACCTTGCTTTTTTCTTTCCATCTTTACCAACCCCAATCTTTGTGAAATGCTTCCAACAATTAGCAGTTTCTTTCTTACGCTTTTTCTTAGTTTGACATTCTTCTTCAATAGCGAGGTCAATTTCTCTCTCAATTGGGtccatttcaaataaaaaacctgattgcaaataataataatgagaaCACATAACTGAGATCCAATCATTCTTAAATACTCATGAATTAATTCACTAAAATTCTTCAAAAATATAAGTCAGATGGTAAAAAATTGTAAGTACGAATCTGTAACTTTAAGTTAATAAATGTATACAAcaaatgcctcattaaaacatgAATCAAATGAAGAGACAAAGGCACGAAAAAGCCACTGAGTGCCATATCCAAGAGTGGAAGCAaccaattggaaaaaaaaaaattgacatcaCAAACAACATGAAAGGGAGATATTAAGAGAAGCGCACAGCAGCATCTTCTTTTCTTATTCACCTTCTACCTCTCTCTTGAGATCCTTCTATTCTTCTCTAGACAACACAAACCTTCACTtgttttttcatgttttttccaAACTCATTCTCTTTTTGATCGTTATGTGCCTGTGATGGTTCTAAATATACTTTGAGATTTGTTTCAATGACGTAAATTTCAAGCTGAGGCACTGTGTTTATTTGAGATTTGTTTCAATGGTTCTAAATTTTCAATGCTTCTCTTTGTTTCAATGGTTCTAAATATACTTTGAGATTTGTTTCAATGATCGTTATTTGATTTGAGGCACTGACGTAAATGGTGTTTTCACTGGTGTTTTCACTTTTTTCAATGGCAGCGGCAGCGAGACTTCTTTCAATGgtgttttcacttttcagaTGATAAGGAAAGCTTGTGGTCCTTCTTGTGGTCCACACAAATTGAGATAACGTTGGATATTTTACTTGTGTTGTGTGGTCCACAATcagcttgattttttttttttaacattaataGTCCAGATTTGGGAAATGCGGGTTAGCCCGCCCAGCTGCGGGTTGACCCGCCAGGTTTGCGGAGCGGGGAGGGGCGGGCCGATATGATTGCAGGTTCATTTTTCATGGCCCAACCCGCCCCTCTTTTGCGGGTTTGCGGGTTGAGCCCGCGGGTCGAACCCGCATTGACACCCTTAGTCAAAACCTCTTCTCTACTAACCCAAGAGCATTTTTAGCGGATAACATTCCGCCAAATCTCGCTGAATCGTCGTAGAGCTTCGATTATGCTCGAATACCCATTTTTCGACTAAAGTTTCGctctttgggctgaaaactctcgactaagcttagcgccagtaggattagttgtcataaacgtcgttagtaacgaccccatccaatttttttttcgaaattccaattttgaatttccgAGCTAAATACACTTACCAAAATACCCTTgcttcagttttcgatccgataattttccGAGCTTCAATTCACCTTAGTTActactaatgataacctaggaaacaagtttgatcgaagaaaaagcgctgGTACACTGAAAGTAGTGCACGATCGAGAGCATctccaaggggggaggaaaatttctctttttcgaaaactcgtcTTATCGCATTAGGTTATCGTACTCGGGAGCTTAGGATGCTTCGTATGACgttagtaattattgtttggTGAGTTCTGACTTGTTTGGTgagctactcactgaatactagctaatgctttaggtgtcgacgaattcgacttgatttattgtttatgcacttgattgtgatttactgagaaatgttttctggaggcttcggccgagtgaactaattgagacgtgtatttccgttttctgaggcttcgaccgaCATTATTGATTGGGATTTACTTATCGCTTTGATTGTtattgattgattcacatgttatgtgctaaatggttaattttaggatgtgttgatatatgtgccatgattgttggattgtgctaatttggttatgcaattacacatatatctgttgtacgtcagagtgaggataacagacagttatgccatactcatgatgagattttgggaaagtttgacgtgACGAACCGAGGTTCGGGCCCTTGTTATTGTtctagtggatcgagaccttctttgggagttacttgggatgatgggatcttttaaactcataagattagaaaTAAACctaaatgaaaattattttacaaggaaaattcataaaacactaaacaacctctaaactctttaaaataatgataacaatcttagatgaaagcttagggtttggatattagttttggaaaatgagaagtgtcgtcgaatccaagttttggggaaactaataagtttctgagtatgttgatactctttttctcaatgagcagttttattgtttggctatctaaaggataagccgggaaactaataagtttatGAGTATGTTGAttctcttttgctcgatgagcagtttattgtttggctatctaaaagataagttggggaactataagtttccaagtacattggtactatttcgctcgctgagcagtttttgaccatcggaattggatgagtcagatgactcgagaagtcatcaagggtgattgcactctttttatatttaattgtcttttgtcgcagaatcgacatttaccttagggtattctttttagagacaataagttacctagaacacgtgacgacgtgtcgagtgaggtcggagacgttgtttggctaatcatattgcatcattcatacattggggtttatacacggtgggatgtcggacctcgttggattccaaaaatggtcataagacccagatttccatgtaagaacactgAGGTGGTTcttggtagcagacggaaatggcagacctgcgGGTTACGggtgatctgactacatttgtttggtgtaagagatgcccgagcggaaatggttaaacactaggccggtgttaggactgacacGATGGTGCCCATCTATCCGGAGCATTTTTGTTCCTAAGCACGTCATTGCATCTCATCATACATGCTGACCTaattgtcgaatgtgattgataTTTGTTATCTTACTTGATAATTGTCTATTTGTCAGTAATTGTCATTTATGTTTCATTGGAGGATATACTATTTACAGTGCTAGTATAAGCCTATCGAACCTAAGTATATATCCCCGTAAACTTTATCTATTGggtgtattatttatgtaattctttgagttgacccttgcgcctGCTGTTTGTGTTTTAGCGGTtgtacgcccattgtcagatgtccatggcggattggttcacgatggtccacccctcgagggggactaggttcgagatgatagatcaggatatCCCCGGCTCATGGatggttgaccccgctagccaccgAGCTATTTACTCAgggagaataatggaggaccgtgtcgacaaTCTGGGACACTAGACTGAGGGAGTACTGAGGCGTTATTCTGTCAGTTTTAACCTACCACctggcgtgcactgcggacctggtgtaggagtaccaccaccactaccgtcgtccgacgacgaggacccctcggaggaggagtCTGTGGGAGGGGCTTCTTCGGGATCGAGCTCCCCCACTGTTGCTGATCGTGATGATACTGGATCGGGTTCCGGACCCGCGATGCCAGCAGAGGAGCTTGTCGCTGCTGCCACCCTTCGCTTGAGGACATCGACTTCTCCCCGTGGTTATCATGTTGTGCCATTGGTGCACCAGACGGAGGAGGACGTGTTCGTTTGCGTAGTGGATGCGGTGACGGGAGTTTCTAGGATTGAGACCCGGTCGGTAGCGAGGGAGGTGATTGATGCAGATACGGAGCTagttgttctggattcagattcagacgacgaccaTGCCAGCGTGTAGGATGAGGAGTGTTGTGATACGCTTCTATGGGGAGGATATAGTAGGAGTAGCGTCATAGCTCTAGTCGTCatgttctcattttggggcagggtaggtcccaaacctttagctttttgtgtggttccctctatgagaatcacagagagttggttggaatAGGTGGTCTTGTTTAGACcattttgggctgacctactttcgtatggaggactgtatttcgaATACTTGACATTtactttggtttgtacatattttcccgcgggcactactttcagatACCTTCTGCCActtttcccgtcactggaggttactcgtgacgtgactTGCTACTTATAGCTGGGGTTGTAAATAtaattgtacattagttatgtttatctttttgGGTTGAAtacttatttcgacaagtcttttatttttaaaacaaatcgaaaaaaaatacctaCTTTTCCGCTTGattgatttttggttactaaagtgacgccaccgaaattaGGGTGTTACACAGTGTAAGCTAATAAATTTCTAGAGGGGCCAAAATtgtcaaatcgtgataagtgagagaccaAAACAGCTATTAATCCTATCTATAAAGAGGAacaaattaaaaggaaaaatgcAAAAGAGATTCTATCGTGGCTGTGTGAAGAGATTTTGATTCAAAGGCGGCTTAAAATATTTTTGGTCTTTGTAATATGTTTTATTGATACGTTGAGTTTGGTTTCTTTATGTTTCGATCGGCTACAAAGTCGTCATGCTCGAATTTATCTTAATTGACCAAAATATGTGCACTTAAGCAGTTGTTAAAATGACGAACTGAATGATTCGGAAAAAAACATCTTGTCCCAGCTTGCGATCGATCGACCATAAGAAGGCCGAGACATAGCTAACTAAGATGTGATAGACAAAGATTTTCCATATGGTCGAAAGTCTCACTTAAGGGCTTCCCACACACTTGTCATTCAAGCATTTAAAATTGAGTTCTACTGAGTCTGAGAAGTGTTTCCCTAACACTTATACTAGCTTGAGCCTCGGAGTGTCTTCTGCAAGTACCCATTACCGTGTAACAGGAAACAACACCATCCCCTATTGGACACTTACTATTGCATGTCGTCATCAGCTCCGAGAGAAAGAGTCTCATTAGATTCTCAAAACCGAACAATTTGCGCTATCTGTGGGGATCTAACCCAAAACCACGTCGTGATTTTTATACTTCTACCTATCTAATTTATGTTCAACAATGAACTCTTACTCTTACTTACAAGAAGGCCCACGACGTGCAAAATTAGAGCACGAGGATCTCATCACAAAATCATGCCCTCCACGAGCGAAGTGTTTAGTCGAGGAAATCTATTTGCCTTTTGCAAGCAATTAATCCAATAGAACTTTGAGCGCGAGCACTGGATTAAGAAAAATCATCTGTCTTAGACGAGCGCTGGAAGCTATTCGCCAAATCACGTGCGACCCATATCTAGCAACCCATCTACGTACGATTCTCAACACGAGGAGGAGGTAAGCTAAGGAGAAAGTGTGACGCCCAAGGTTTTGGGTGTTACTTAGTAACCTTTTACAAGAAAAGAAACGCTGGCAGTCTTTTCATAATAAAAAATGcggatattattttttttaaaagatctTTAAACTACTATATATATAATACCAGGTTAATCATTAAACTAGTCATTGTCTTTGTAAGGTCGTTTGCGTTTAGTTTGCTTTTAGTTCTTGCCTGAGGACGGAGCTTCGGTTTACTAAGCCCCAATTTTTGGCTATTACTTAGTCATACCAGTAGTTTTTTCATAATAAGAAAAAgcggataatttttttttgttttaaaatatcTTTAATTTGATGATCACCTTTTCTTTCATtctaatttcacttttttttttcatcattctctttttttctcATCATATCACCGATCGCGTCTTTTATTTCTCTATTCATATTTTTTCACACATTAAGTATGACTAAAATTGAGTATAAACATGTAACTTAGAtagattaatattatttttctttttgaaagttAAAAATGACGAACATTAACCCGGGGGATAGGTTTattgttttctcctctttttgAGACAATATACTCAAGTAAATTCTTTCTAACATTTTTTGCCCGTAGATAATAAGAATTGAATGACTCCACATTTATTCACTTCACTCGGCAAAAGGTACCCAGGACCCTACCTCGTGAAGGTTGGAACCATTTATTCTTTTGGCTTAAAACCGAAACCTCGATTATTATAGCTCACAAGTGATCCAAAGTGGTGCCATGCTGGCGTCCCATTCTCATATGCATTGCACGTCAGCCTCCTCAACCCACTTCCATCCAACCTCATCGCATACAaaatagggatggcaatgggtctaggacccatagggtacccgcaaaaaataccaactatgggtagggtaaaaatcCGCTAGATGGGTAAGGGGTTGGGTAtggataattacccgcaaaaagtagcgggtatgggtgcgggtatgagtattatagtacccaacccgccccatacccgcacacacatattattattattattattcttattattattatttggtaatatataacaaattaacttaagcaatagctttcaaacttactctttttaaaaaaaataagtgagTATTTaagttgttcataatcatcactaatttactcccacttatttttaaaatttgtaagtTATTAACCTACGACTTTAGAGCTATATTATAAatctaaattataaatttaaaattatatcttTTTCGTTTAttccttataaaaaaatatgcttagttgaatgattttatttgttaagtatttgaataatcttttatatttttctcagtgttttttatataaaattgtagttgtatttttgtttactattaacaaaaatagtgaaaatatattttggttagcaaaattgcgggtaatgggcacggGTATGGGCAaataggtacccagagggtacggggacggacattcaagttgctacccacgcgggtatggggacgggtacgggtaatttttgaaaacgcgggtatgggaaTGGGTACTATcgtaccctacccagaccctacccattgccatccctacatACAAATCCCCATACGGCTGAAACTGGTTGGGCATTCCCACCGGCTCCATCGTAACCCCACTGAAGTTCGACGTGAACAACAACCACTCTCCGTCGTGGCTAAAACACACGTGGTTCAACCTCTCCCTCCCATCATTTCCAACCTCAATCCTCCTCAAATCACTCCCATCAGGCTTAACCACGTAAATCCCAAACACCTCATTATTCCCCCGTTCATGCCTGTTAGACGAAAACGCTATCAAATCACCCTTCGGTGACCAAAATGGCATCGTATCAATCCACTCCCCCTCTGTCAACCTCTGTATCCCGCCGTTCGATTCACCATCAACTGCGTCAACAATGTACAAGTTCTTATGCCCTGACCTACCAGACCGAAACACGACGAACTTCCCGTCGGGTGAGCATGACGGAAAAGCGTTGTTACCGGTGTTATCTCCGGTCAGAAACTTCAACATGAATGGTATCTCCTCGCGATCGTCTGTTAAATGAATTGGGTCGAACTCGATCCTTGCAATCTGAACAGTTTTCGTAACTGACTCGAAAGTTGGACCGATTGTGGTGTATATCACGTGCTTCTCCGTCGGGCTCCACGAGTTGGCGAAGCACGTCCTTCCCTCGACCAAAGTCCAACGTTTTGAGCCGTTGGATCTGATTATCTTGATTCCGTCTGATTCATGATTGAAGGGGATGTGATTGAACGCGATGAAGTCACCATCTGGGGAGAAGGTAGGAAACGCACCGTTTAGCCTCAACAACTGCAAGTTCTGAACCCGAGATTGCACCTGTTCCAAATGGGGGATTGTGGAGTCGCCTTGGGTTGACTCACCGCGGAACCGGTGATACCCGAGGTGGAGCGAATCGTTCGAGACGAACGGGTTGTAGTGGTGGAAACTCGGGTTGATGGATTCAGTCACTCGTTGGAAGGTTTTGGACTCGAGATCGTAGATCTCGATGTGGCGGAAATTGTTGTTCCCTCCCCGGCGTGTTGCTACGGCAATTCGCTTGCCGTCGTGCATGGCTGCCGGAGTGAAGCAGTGCAGCCCCGGCGGCGTAACCCGAATTGGTGGGGTTGGAGGTTGGGTGAGATTTGAATGAGGCAACTCGACACGGAAGATGCTCCACCAACCATCCTCGGCAACTCTGAGGAAGAAAATCGTGGAATCTCGCGACCAAGTTGGCCATCGACCACGCTCGGAAACCATAACCCGATTCTCCGGGTCAGACTCGGCAAAAACGGCGATCTCTGTGTCGAGCTTGTGGAACTCCAGGGTGCGCCACGGGCGTGAACCGTAGGAAGCGACAGCGATGAATTTCCCGGTGAGAGATACGGCGGGGCTGTAATCCACAACGCCAGGAGGGGTTAGCCTCTCGATTGTTCCGCCGCCGTTAACAGCGATGGAGTAAACCGCGCTCCAGCTTTTAAAAAGCGTCTTTCCGATCGGGTCGGGTTGTTCGTGAGCGGAAACGAAGTAGAGAGTTTCGTTTTTTATGACAGGGCGATCATGGAAGAAGCTTTCAGCAACGAAAGGCAATGGTTCAGGTGAAGTTCCGGGTCGGGTAAGGTAGATGCGGGGAGACCCGGTTCGTTGAGAGATGAAGACAATGCTGTGATTGTCGTTGTCACTCTGAGTTTCAACGAACTGGGCGTTAAAGTTGACGGAGACGCCGTCAGTGATGCGGTGGTCTTCCAGCGGAGGGTTGTTTTGGAGGTTAACGGTGTAAACGTCGAAGCCGTATTGTACTCTTCCAACGGTGTTGAACACGATGGTGCCAGTTATTGGTGTTGCCATTTTGGGAAACAGAACAGAGTGATTCTTTTCTGAAGCTGAGTGAGTGAATGTGAGTGTGAGTGAGAGTGTGAATTCAGGTACAATCAGGTGCAGTTTATAAATTGTTCTCTTCGTATGCCATGAGACCATGAACGTTAGCAAGTCAACATTTGTCATCTGTGTCTTGTTTGACACGCACGAGGTAGGTGGATCCGTGGATCGGATGTGTTTGTGCTTTTTTGACTATACTGTAAATGGAATTTGATTCCATTCACACTCATTCAACCACTAAAGTTAGAGTGATGTATAAATTAGGTTGTTTAAATGATTAGGACGAGTTGAACTTATTGAACTTATCTTTCAGTTGTTCAAGGATAGAGTTACCGAGCTCTAATAAAACTTGTAAGATTAGCGTTTATCAGGACGCTAAAAGCAATTACTATTAGCATCAGTATCAGTGAAACTGTATTTTAGGGTATAGTAGTTGGTGGTTGGTGCTATGTGGAATGCAGAATGCTGTAACTTAGTAGGTAGGATTTTGGCCCAACctcataaagtaaaaaagaGGTGCATGTGAGAGATATAATGAACAAATGTaatcagtgacggatccagaaatttgatGGTGTGAGGGCAATACATATATAAATtcgtataattttttttaatatttactattaaaaatGAGTGCATATTTTACCAAATGGGACACTAGTAaggacattttttaccaaataggtcataaaaaaccacacacttttactactcaagtgagggcatttagcaatgtggaatacaagtgagggcatttagcaatgtgaaacacaagtgagagcattttttatcaaaagagccataaaaaaccatatacttttactactcaatttttttctaatgatttttttaaaaatcaagtGAGGGCATGTGCCCTCATAGTCTTCTACATACATCCGTCACTGaatgtaatataaaaaaagagaggaagtgaaatgaaaaataaatagtcACTATACTTAATAaataggcttaatccagtttttggtccctatcatttgtcataaatatgactttagtccctcgccggagtaaaggtggggattgatCCCCAGATTTTGGTAAAATAGTTGGCTTTAGTCCTTCCGGCCGActaggtcaacgccggagctccgtcAGCTGATGTGGCTCTTGCCAAGTCAATTAATGTGCTTAGgtggattttttatttaatttttatttaattttttttttaaaaaaatcccaGATTAATCACCATCAtccaatcttcatcttcatcatcctcaacttcatcttttctttcccagaaacccaatttcaaacttcccctaattaaattaaattgatcttcatcatcatttcaTCATCTTGATGAACAAAAAACAAGCACAAGCAACAACCACGCCCAGCTAGGAGAATcacatcatcaacataaacGCAAGAACAGAATCCATAGGCACCAGAAGCTCAGATCTGGTCCGCCCCAACCACCTTCTTAAACTCCCAAAAGCTCAGTTCTGTCACCACCAAACTGATGCCTTCATCGCGCGAGGTTCAGATCGGCGCTTCAGGTCCTCAATCTCGTCCGCTACCACCACGGACCACGCCATCGTTCTCTGCATGGAAGCTGAAGTTTTGAGAAGATTTGCAGGGTATCATCCATCCACCGCAGCAAATAATACCCATTTACACAAAAACAACAAAGCCAACACCTTTCTTTGCTCTGTGTTCCTTTTGCTATAAAAATCCAGCCTTTTACCATACCCGCGTGGAGGAGGTGGAGGGTATTTTGATGGTGGCATTGGAGTTATGGGTATTGCAAAAGGATTTCGTGAAGGAAGGGGAAATGGGAGGTTATTTGTGCTTGATGAATATCGTGTCTTTGTGTAATTTGGGTTAGAGTTGATTAGATTTGAGGAGTTTATGGGTTAGAGTTATGATTTTGTGGCATTGGAGTTCCGGGAGTTCTGGGTATTGCAAAAAGATTTTGTTGAATTTTCcctttttaatgattttatttaaataatatatgagGCTAATTAGGGACAATAATTACtggggttttttattttttttaataatttaaatcaaaaataaataaaaaatccacctaagctcattaattgatgtgCCAAGAGCCATATcagctggcggagctccggcgttgacccaaccggtcggaaggaccaaagccaactattttgccaaaaactagGAACCAATTCCTACCTTTGCTCCGGTGAGGggctaaagccatatttatgacaaaggatagggaccaaaaactggattaagcctaataaatatataaatacatGTTCACTCAtcttagatttatttttatttttttataagctagaATGCATT from Lotus japonicus ecotype B-129 chromosome 2, LjGifu_v1.2 includes:
- the LOC130737706 gene encoding uncharacterized protein LOC130737706; this translates as MATPITGTIVFNTVGRVQYGFDVYTVNLQNNPPLEDHRITDGVSVNFNAQFVETQSDNDNHSIVFISQRTGSPRIYLTRPGTSPEPLPFVAESFFHDRPVIKNETLYFVSAHEQPDPIGKTLFKSWSAVYSIAVNGGGTIERLTPPGVVDYSPAVSLTGKFIAVASYGSRPWRTLEFHKLDTEIAVFAESDPENRVMVSERGRWPTWSRDSTIFFLRVAEDGWWSIFRVELPHSNLTQPPTPPIRVTPPGLHCFTPAAMHDGKRIAVATRRGGNNNFRHIEIYDLESKTFQRVTESINPSFHHYNPFVSNDSLHLGYHRFRGESTQGDSTIPHLEQVQSRVQNLQLLRLNGAFPTFSPDGDFIAFNHIPFNHESDGIKIIRSNGSKRWTLVEGRTCFANSWSPTEKHVIYTTIGPTFESVTKTVQIARIEFDPIHLTDDREEIPFMLKFLTGDNTGNNAFPSCSPDGKFVVFRSGRSGHKNLYIVDAVDGESNGGIQRLTEGEWIDTMPFWSPKGDLIAFSSNRHERGNNEVFGIYVVKPDGSDLRRIEVGNDGRERLNHVCFSHDGEWLLFTSNFSGVTMEPVGMPNQFQPYGDLYVVRLDGSGLRRLTCNAYENGTPAWHHFGSLVSYNNRGFGFKPKE